The nucleotide window TCTGGGGTGACAAACCAGGAGCGGCCCAGAGGGCAGCGCCCACTGTCCGCATGCATCTTCTCCAGGATGGAATTCTCGGAGAGGGACAGTGCTGCGTAGCGCTTGGGGGAGCTGGACAGGTTGATCACCACGGGCTGCCGCCTGTTGTCCGGGGATAAGGCACGGTGCTGCTCCCGGGCCAGCAGGTTCTCATAGCTGCGCCCACGGAACAGGGGGTCCTCCCTGCGCGCACTGGACGTCAGGATGTTGTCCCAGGATCTGGAGTAATGCCGGGTGTCTGTGCCTAAGCGGGGCTGGTTGGCGCTGTAGCTGGCATGCCAGGAGGAAAGCAAGGCCTCCTGCCCAGAGGGGTGAGGTGCTAAGTGGGACATCTGCAAAGTCTGGTAGGGGAGTGCACTCCGGTCTGGACAGTACCAGTCGCTGAACTGTAAAGGCTGGGTGCTACGGGCATGAGGGTATGTCCGCGAAATAGCTTCTCTCTCATGATATTTGCCATAATCCTCAGTGTAGAACAACCGGGAGGAGGAGTTCAGGGCAGGATACAGCCTGGGGTCCTCTGGATAGAGGGGTTTGGTGGGGACACCTCTGGAGGCGTAGATTCGAGGGTCTTCTCTATAGAAagtgtgggcaggggcttctTGGATAGGGTAGGTCCGAGCTTCTTCCACGTAGAGAGTCTGGGGTGGGATGGTACGGACATTCCCTTTGGCAGGGTCCTCTGCATAGAAGGCCTGTGGAGGGACGTGGCACCCTGGGTATGGGCGAGTGCACGCCTCATAGCCAGAACTTTTCAGTGGGATGCTGGAGCCAAGGCACCCTGTTGGCTCCTCTGTGTAGAAGAACTGGGTGGGCACGTTGGGGGCAGAGAAGGTCACGCATCCCCTCTCAGGATAATCCCGTGGGGAGGGCATGGCCTGGTAAGCCCGAACCCGGGGGTCACCTTCATAGTACTCGTTGGGGTAGCGCAGCACCCGGTGCTCCCCGCTGTAGGAGTCGCTGGGCGTGGGAGTGCGGGACACAGACACGTGCCTGCTGCTTGGGATGGTCAGGCTCCGAACAGTGCCCGGTGGCCTCGGCCAGCTTGGCAACTCCATCCTGCTCTGGGCCTTCAGGCTGCGTGCCGTGTGCACCAGCACTGCCTCATCTGGCTTCATGTCCATCCGGCACTTGACATGAAGGCTTGTGGTCGGCCTCCCGCCTGGGGCCTCCTCTGGACAGTTGCTGCTGATGCAGAGTGGAGAGATGCGGCTGGTGCTGCTCCGCTGGGGCTGCAGCTTGATGGGGTGCACCTCATTCATCAGAGCCTTCATGGGAGTGTAGCCACTCTCCCTGCGTGGGGACATTTCTGTCCTCACAGGATCCCTGGCGAGGCGCAGAGCCTCCCGTCCCCTCCTGGCCGATGGGGCAGGAGATGAGGATGACATCTGTATGGGAATGGGAGCGAAGGTAGATTTCACCCGAGGGGTGCTCTTGGATCTTGCTCGCCTCTTTGGCTCCGCCCGAGCCAGGGGCTCCTTGGGGACTTCCCTCCCATGAGGGTGAGGCCTGGTGTTCTGAACGTCTGACCTGGGAGGAGCCTTCCTGCCTCCAGAACCTGAGGATGGCTCGGGGGTGCCTGGGCGCCGGCAGGGGCGCTCCATAGCAGGAGCACAGGCCAGCTGCTCGTCAAGCGACTCAAGAAAGTCAAAGCTCCTACAGTGGCGCTTATTGAAGGGCTGCGGGTCACGTGGCAGAGATGCAGACATGAAGGCGTCACATTGTGGCATCAATGGCTGGCAGACGATGGAATCTGCAGATGTAGGGCACTTCACCTCCAGGTCTTGATACACCGTAGACACCAGTATGCCAGGTGGGTCGGTTCGTGTCATCTTAAACGAGCTCGtccttctccagctcctcctcagACCATCTCAGGGgaagccagccagccctgcaacaCAAGAGAGAAGGGGCCTTGAGTCTCAAGCATTCTGCAGAGGCCCACTCAAGACAGGAGCTGAAAGGGGAGTATAAAGATGCAGTTTGATTGCGAGGCTCATAACATGGGAGGTTTTTCTTCCAACACCTGGAGCCAAGGGATCTGGGGAGGGTCTCCATTTAAGAGAGCAGTTTCTAGCCCTTTGGTCTTGGGGAAACGCTGGAACTCACCACCTTGAACATGAGGCAAACACACCAAGCCAACCCTAGCTGACGTTTAGCCAAGCGGATGATTTTGGGTTCCTGACTCATGACCCTACAATGCCTGGGACTGGCTGAGCGGGTAAGTCTGGCGGGCAAtgtgcaaagcagtcctgttggGGGAAGAACTGATAGCCAAATGGTGACGAGGTGATGATGGGGAATTCCAAGTGGCCGTGGCCGTTCCCAGGAGGGGCGGGGATGGCAGCTCCTCTAGGAgtgcccagcctgctcctggtcGGGGCATGCACTGCTCAGATACAACAGTGCCAGAGACCAGGGTAAGCCATGGCCTAGGATTGGGGGGCGGGGAATCCTCTTGAGCTGAGGCTACCTCTCCATGGCAGGGAACTCCAGGTATTAGGAAGAGACAAGTGTTAGTAATGGAGCATTTTATCATTAGAATCACAGACAGATGGGTTTGCAATGACCAGGAGAACCACATGGTGATGTTGCCTGACTGGTGCTAAGGCTGCAGAGTTCTTGAGCCATCTAGACTTATGAGCAGTGCTGGGGACCagccagtggtcatggtacaATGGGATAGGGAAGGACAAGAGGGAGGTCCTGGAAGCCAAATCTAGGCTGCTATgtaagagactgaaatccaggatctcCATGGTAGTGTTCTGAGATGCTTCCAGtcccacgcacagggccaggtagacaGCATgggtctcaatgtgtggatgagttGATGATATAGGAAGAAGGATAAAATagattaggaactggggaaacttttgggaaagggggagcctgtacaggagggatgggctccacctaagccaaaatggaaccagattgctggtacttaaaatcaaatcaaatcaatttaaaataaaaaaggtcccagtccttagtttaaaaactgttctaaCGGAAAGCTGACAGGTATGGAGGAGCAGATGGATCGGACAGAGTTGAGAAACTTCATGCCCAGAGACCAGATGCAGCCCCCCAAGATtcaggcccccccgccccccaggatcagggagcctgcactggcacttcagtcctctccatcctctgtggatCTGGAGCACACACACTCTACTAAGCTGCCCCGCCCCAGTTCTGGTGTGTGGGGAGTTTTGTTtggttctttttttgcttctcactttatGTGtgttccctgactgatttttctgtgggtttcatcaataggagctgctaaggagaaTCTGACTTACCTGAATGCTTTGGGCATTCaaccaatgaaatgcagataggaatttcaaaccgagagagggtttttttcccctctcttcttttgttggagatcagagcagttttttcCCCAGGTAAGAAGAGATTCGGGCTCTCCCAGGAATGGactccttgaaatgtgtaagtagggaaaagtttagataatccatcaggttttattgctttccctgtttaggggtttggaaatcaAGTTCGAGCTGGTtaactgtttttctcttttgtgacTAAGGATTACAACCCAGGAATTCccctgagtctatttcactccatggcttttaatacccagtcatttactatgcttgcaacagtagttttgatTGATAATAAAAGTGTTGCCCTTTTTGTGTtgattaaccggtattggttgatttgtGTGTCCTTAAACCTACATGCCTAGGTTATCTGGGGGAAGcagagccccattgttctctATGGATTCCCTcagtttgttttcccaactccaagcaaaacggaGGTTAGGGTAGGAAGGAAAGCTTTGCCTGAGGGAGGAGATTCCCACATGATCTCTTctctggaagagattttttttttaaacttcacttAGGTGGTGGCAGCCACCGATTGTCTTCCTTTTAGGTCTCAaggaaactgaggctatgtctaaactacaaagattttttttgaaagaggatatgcaaagaggatcttttgaaaatgcaaGTAGCTCGGatgtgtttttttcagaaaaaaaacctcttttttgaaaaactgtgtAAACcccttttttttaggaagagtttttttttcccaaaaaaccccacatccagactactttcatttttgaaagatcctctttcaaaaatgcgaTTGGAAGAAATATGCAaggaggaatttgcatatcctcttttgaaaatgctttgtagtttagacgtggccTGAGACcagacaagtttgtctctggggaGTTACAGAGACAagttcttacagagtttattctgctagctggTCCACATAGCTGCACTCTAAGTGCCAGCCAGGGGAATTGAGCTGTGacagtgggtcagtggcccccgacccaaaaaaagttccccatccctACCTTAGAGAATTTCTATTAATAGACCGTCCCTTATGTCCTAGTGAAGAGAAGAGGATGGAAGGTGATAAAATATAGGtaagatctgatgagaaacagtcaaatgaaaaaagtTCCATCCAATCACATCATGTAAAAaacagacagctaaaaagtgttttaaatGCTTATTTACAAACTCtaaaagtctaaataataagatgggggaactagagtgcctcgtattGAATGAGGATACTGATACAGTAGGTATCACAGATACTTGGGTAGAACAAGGATAATCAACGGGACACCGTAATATCAGGATACAGACTATATTGGACAGGTTGTGCTGGAGGGGGAGTGGCGCCATCTGTGAAAGaaagtgtagaatcaaatgaagtaaaaatctgaaatgaacCAAACAACCAACCATAgtatctctatggatagtaattctatgctctaataataagaatatagcagcagggatatattactgactaCCTGACCAGAATAGTGCTAgagactgtgaaatgctaagggagattacagAGGCTATAAAGAAATGTTAAAAAACCTGCAATAATGGGGGATTCCAAcgatccccatattgactgggtatacACCACCTAagaacaggatgcagagataaagtttcttgacaccttcaatgactgcttcttggagaagcTGATTCTGAAACCCACAAtttttgatttagtcctaaacGGAGTGCAAGATCTTGTCCAAAACATGAATATAGCTGGACTGATTGACTATAGTAAATACATTAAATGTAACATCTATGTGGtcggaaaaacacctcagcagctcaacactgtggcatttaatttcagaaaggtgaACTACACAAAATGATGAGGTtaattaaatagaaattaaaaggtacaaggCCAAAAATGAAAtccctacaagctgcatggaaacttttcaaagacaccatgggtgtgtctagactatatgactccgttgacggagccatgtaaagtagtttacacgacatagtcagtgaagcggggatttaaataatccccacttcattacaataaaaatggccgctgtgctgtgccgacaatcagctgatccagcccagcacggcagtctagacgcggattggtcgacaagggaagcctttgttgaccgctcctgtaaacctcgtttcatgaggcataagggagcagtcgacaaaggcttcccttgtcgaccgatccacgtctagactgccgtgctgggccggatcagctgattgtcggcacagcgcagcggccatttttattgtaatgaagtggggattatttaaatccccgcttcactgactatgtcgcgTAAACTacttacatggctccgtcgacggagccatgtagtctagacacaccccataatAGAAGCTCAacataaatgtataccccaaattaaaaaacacagagaaCCAAATAAGTTCCACcttggcttaacaaccaagtaaaagtaGTAGTTAGAGAGAAAAAGACGtcaaaaagtggaagttaaaaccTAGCTAGGAAAAGCGGAAGGCGCATAAACTCTgttaaatgaagtgtaaaaatataagttTGATGgcaaaaaaggaatttgaagaacaactagcTAAAAACTCcaaaagtaatagtaaaaaatGTTTAaggacatcagaagcaggaagcctgctaaaaaactatTGGGACTattggacaatcaagatgctaaaagTGCACTCAAAGATGCtaaggccattgcagagaaactaaatggatTCTTTgcatcagctttcatggctgaagttgttagggagattcccaaatcctgagccattctttttaggtgacaaatctgaggaattgtcccaaattgaGGTGGTGTTATTGATAAACAACAAATTGATAAACCTAAtagtaacaaatcaccaggaccagatggcactCTCTCAAGACTTCTGAaacaactcaaatgtgaaatcgcagaactattaactggtttgtaacctatcctttaaatcagcctctgtaccaaatgactagaGGAGAACTCATCTGacgccaatttttaaaaagagctctagaggttatcctggcaattacaggccgttaagtctaacttcagtactgggcaaattggttgtgactataataaagaacagaacTGTTACACTTAAATATGTTGGGAAagagacaaaatgttttttgTACAGGGAAATCATGTCCTGCCCTTATTtcaacagttaaccagttaaacttaacgtttaaccggttaactaattaaacaggactTTACATCTCCATTCCTCATTCTTACTGTGCTGGAGGACAGGAAGGTCTGGGGCCAGAGGGATAATGAAATCCAGCCTCCCCTCAGGTTCTGCAGCTGGAAGGTGCTGGAACAGGAAATGAGTACAGGACAGCTGTGCTGTTcctacctggtctgctggcagtGGTGTGCATTTGGATGGGCAAAGCTGGCACAAGCTGCTGTGTCAGCTCCATGCTGAGAATCTGGTCTGGGGCTAGAAGATAAAACACATCAAATTAATCCAGGAAGTTACCGCTCAGCTTCCTGAAGACACGCGCCACCCTGCTGAGCCCAGCACCAGCCCTGGGGTCTCTCCTCTGTGCAGGTCCACAGCACATCCCCTCGGGGAGCTCTGCAGACAGTGATATCCTGCAGGGCTTTGCCCCTGGAGCAAAGAGAGACCCAGGAGGTCAAAGTGACATGCCAGAGTCCTGGGTCTCCCTCAAGCGGCCGAGTGTAACAGCCTGGTCACTCACtgtggctgtctacacagcagcattcttttggaataactgacattgttCTGAACTAACATAGCCTGCATCCAcgcagcaagcagttatttcaacaatgtcagctgaaggacttcttactccgccTCCTGTAATTCTCATTGCGGGAGgctaagggaagtcggaggaagagtgttctctttcggactccctgctgtgtagacagcgccaaaagctgaaagaagctattttgacttaagctacgcaattcacaTGGCTCACGTTGCAGAGCTTGTTTCAGTGTTAGCCATCCCTAGCACTTTTGTTTCCCTACACAGGCTGCCATGGAGGGCGGAGGGCTTGTACACAAGGGatacagggccaggtaggcaggagctgtgggaggtaggcccagagctgcaggggcaggaacagggcagccaggcagagaggcagcaggagtcgGCAGTAGAGTGTAGAACTACCTGGCCCCAACTTGCTCCACTcctctggctcccagctgtgtcctaggagggcaggctgggggttgcCCACACGCGCTGGTGGCAGAAAGCGGAGccatgcagctgggagctggcagagcaggctggggcttgTCGTTCCGCTTTCTGGTGCAGGGGGTGAGACACCTgttgccagtgccaggcccctgCTAATCCCCAGGCGACACTGCTTGGGGAGGGGTTTGGGGAAGTTGTGGAGCGGGACGAAGCAGGggcgggaagaggcagggtgggaagagcagGAGGGCTATCAGGAGCCCTGCAGCCACCAGGGACAACCCACAAGTGCACCAGCTGGAGGACAGGTCTGGCTGCGGGAGCCGGCAATGCTGCATACACAGcccacagctgcccagggcaccatgaAATCTGGGGCAATTTACGGCCCCAAATGTTGTGGTACCTTAAGCAGCTGCATATTAGTAGGGATGGCACTGCCCCTGGGGCACTGCCTttcccttgccagctggcctggaatCACCTGCAGTCTCCCATGCAAGTGCTGAGATGGTGGAGCCACGCAGTCAGCCGCTACTAGACCTTCCTGCAAGGCACCCAAGAAAGAGCACAGCAGCCAAGGCGCCACGTGCCCACAGCTCAGCCTCTGCCCTCAGCGATGTGCCAGCAGCCTGTGGATCGCCCTGCCTATTCAGAgcggccctcccccacccagcagcacctctgcCGAGAGACACTGAAGCCCACAGGCCCAGGGGCTGCCAGAGTGAGACTGAAACCTGCTGCCAGGAGGCCAGTGAGCAGCACAGCCTGGCTGGAACCCGGGCTGCTCATGGTGCTGGCACCCCTCTGGAGCTGACAGTTGCCATGGTTTTGCTGTGCAGtcgtgggggctggaggagcagtgtgtgcgggggaggcacaggaggaggctggggcactGCGAGGTGATGTGGGGGGAGGCCCTGTGTTCACTGAGCAATGGGGACAGCAAAGGCAGgaccccaggcctgccccccacaCAAGCAGCAGGACTGGGAGCGGTGCTATCTCTGGCCATGGTGTGGGGCGTAGGGTGGGCAGAAGCCCAAGAGCTGGGCTGGAcagcctctctctcctctgcccacGCAGGCAGTGGACACTGGCAGGGGCCAGTTCTGGGGCCCACCCCCAAGCCTGCCAGGCACCAGGGGAAGAATCGATAAACTCTGCTGACTAGAGAGGCCAGCCCACTGTGGTGCCAGGCCCCATCGGCCTGGATGCGCGTGTGGGAGGAGAGGCCACATCCCTGGGAGGGACGAGGCTCCCGATGCCCTCGGGGACATTCTCTGCTGAGGCCGTGAGCTCGCGTGGCCCGGAGTCCGGCTGGCAAAGGCTCGGCTGCAGTTACCACAGGCCCATTTCCAAGCCGGTGCCACTTGGGGGCAAAGGCAAAGGGAGCCCAGATGCCAGCTGGGGCATCCTGAACCCACCTCCTCACAGCTTGTCACAAAGGAGCTGGCACATCACTAGCCCCAGtctgcagctggggggaggaggcgcccTGTGCTCACCACAGCCCAGAACAAGACGCAGGCGCCTGGGTCTGAGCCTCCTGCCGCAGCCCACAGATCTCCCCTGGCCCCAGAAATTGTCTCCAagggcccccccagctccctcctcccatcccagctaGACAAAAATCTGAAACACTTGTGCCCTGCATTGGCAGCAGGCGACCCCGGCCCGGGGAAGATCCCAGGGCAGGCACGGCCCCAGCCCAGGAGCGGAAGGATCCAGTCGTGGCACCGCTTCCCCTGAAGCACCTGGCTCCCGAGAAGGGTTGAgtccagggccggctcgagccattcctgtgccccgggtagcgggcgcacggcgcacacgcagctccgcccccgggcacacggcaccccttacagctgcaatcgggcgcacggcgcacgcgcagctccgcccccgggcacacggcgccccttacagctgcaatcgggcacacgacacacgcgcagctccgcccccgggcacacggcgccccttacagctgcaatcgggcgcacggcgcacacgcagctccgcccccgggcacacggcgccccttacagctgcaatcgggcgcacggcgcacgcgcagctccgcccccgggcacacggcgccccttacagctgcaatcgggcgcacggcgcacacgcagctccgcccccgggcacacggcgccccttacagctgcaatcgggcgcacgcgcagctccgcccccgggcacacggcgccccttacagctgcaatcgggcgcatgacgcacgcgcagctccgcccccgggcacacggcgccccttacagctgcaatcgggcgcacgacgcacgcgcagctccgcccccgggcacacggcgccccttacagctgcaatcgggcacacgacacacacgcagctccgcccccgggcacacggcgccccttacagctgcaatcgggcgcacgacgaacgcgcagctccgcccccgggcacacggcgccccttacagctgcaatcgggcgcacggcgcaagcgcagctccgcccccgggcacacggcgccccttacagctgcaatcgggcgcacggcgcaagcgcagctccgcccccaggcacacggcgccccttacagctgcaatcgggcgcacgacgcacgcacagctccgcccccgggcacacggcgccccttacagctgcaatcgggcgcacggcgcacgcgcagctccgcccccgggcacacggcgccccttacagctgcaatcgggcacacggcgcacgcgcagctccgcccccgggcacacggcgccccttacagctgcaatcgggcgcacggcgcacgcgcagctccgcccccgggcacacggcgccccttacagctgcaatcgggcgcacgacgcacgcgcagctccgcccccgggcacacggcgccccttacagctgcaatcgggcgcacggcgcaagcgcagctccgcccccgggcacacggcgccccttacagctgcaatcgggcgcacgacacacgcagctccgcccccgggcacacggcgccccttacagctgcaatcgggcgcatgacgcacgcgcagctccgcccccgggcacacggcgccccttacagctgcaatcgggcgcacgacgcacgcgcagctccgcccccgggcacacggcgccccttacagctgcaatcgggcgcacgacacacgcagctccgcccccgggcacacggcgccccttacagctgcaatcgggcgcacggcgcaagcgcagctccgcccccgggcacacggtgccccttacagctgcaatcgggcgcacggcgcacgcgcaactccgcccccgggcacacggcgccccttacagctgcaatcgggcgcacgacgcacgcgcagctccgcccccgggcacacggcgccccttacagctgcaatcgggcgcacgacgcacgcgcagctccgcccccgggcacacggcgccccttacagctgcaatcgggcgcacgacgcacgcgcagctccgcccccgggcacacggcgccccttacagctgcaatcgggcgcacggcgcacgcgcagctccgcccccgggcacacggcgccccttacagctgcaatcgggcacacgacacacacacagctccgccccgggcacacagcgccccttacagctgcaatcgggcgcacggcgcacgcacagctccgcccccgggcacacggcgccccttacagctgcaatcgggcgcacggcgcacgcgcagctccgcccccgggcacacggcgccccttacagctgcaatcgggcgcacgcgcagctccgcccccgggcacacggcgccccttacagctgcaatcgggcacacgacacacgcgcagctccgctcccgggcacacggcgccccttacagctgcaatcgggggcacggcgcacgcgcagctccgcccccgggcacacggcgccccttacagctgcaatcgggcgcacgacgcacgcgcagctccgcccccgggcacacggcgccccttacagctgcaatcgggcgcacggcgcacgcgcagctccgcccccgggcacacggcgccccttacagctgcaatcgggcgcacggcgcacgcgcagctccgcccccgggcacacggcgccccttacagctgcaatcgggcgcacgcgcagctccgcccccgggcacacggcgccccttacagctgcaatcgggcgcacggcgcacgcgcagctccgccctcgggcacacggcgccccttacagctgcaatcgggcgcacggcgcacacgcagctccgccctcgggcacacggcgccccttacagctgc belongs to Pelodiscus sinensis isolate JC-2024 chromosome 22, ASM4963464v1, whole genome shotgun sequence and includes:
- the AJM1 gene encoding apical junction component 1 homolog; translated protein: MTRTDPPGILVSTVYQDLEVKCPTSADSIVCQPLMPQCDAFMSASLPRDPQPFNKRHCRSFDFLESLDEQLACAPAMERPCRRPGTPEPSSGSGGRKAPPRSDVQNTRPHPHGREVPKEPLARAEPKRRARSKSTPRVKSTFAPIPIQMSSSSPAPSARRGREALRLARDPVRTEMSPRRESGYTPMKALMNEVHPIKLQPQRSSTSRISPLCISSNCPEEAPGGRPTTSLHVKCRMDMKPDEAVLVHTARSLKAQSRMELPSWPRPPGTVRSLTIPSSRHVSVSRTPTPSDSYSGEHRVLRYPNEYYEGDPRVRAYQAMPSPRDYPERGCVTFSAPNVPTQFFYTEEPTGCLGSSIPLKSSGYEACTRPYPGCHVPPQAFYAEDPAKGNVRTIPPQTLYVEEARTYPIQEAPAHTFYREDPRIYASRGVPTKPLYPEDPRLYPALNSSSRLFYTEDYGKYHEREAISRTYPHARSTQPLQFSDWYCPDRSALPYQTLQMSHLAPHPSGQEALLSSWHASYSANQPRLGTDTRHYSRSWDNILTSSARREDPLFRGRSYENLLAREQHRALSPDNRRQPVVINLSSSPKRYAALSLSENSILEKMHADSGRCPLGRSWFVTPEITITDNDIKANGLSQSEKRSASWDVLDAGQDGRRPYPTHYHSAPPAKESTQTSSSRQRSLDQLDELITDLVIDSKPPPSHHPSNGHSLADQLKRLIDNGAPIPPQKLDARKPLPLLVGEPRPTKEQPGPSSFHRDVCKEQGGRALAMSVSSSSFEKQQDDCSPELSADEDDMMMCSNAKCRRTETMFNACLYFKSCHSCYTYYCSRSCRREDWDTHKENCVYGRIGSVCRHVLQFCRENAEVHKAFSRIAKVGYLSRGRGVLFLGFPSSGSAENFLQFGLESLLMSPTYLSLRELEGYAESLGDYARELVGAGSQYDPEECFLLNVTVAVGHAVPVRPSPKVQVPTVRKYAKVALASASPEKQILKKERDMETLILTPPPGTADMDQEGEEGHKAREVCFINIQRELRTRGVFLRHEFPKIYAQLCDFVESNKRFTPTTIYPIDKRTGKQFLCMIMAASEPRTLDWVASPNLLDDII